A single region of the Kwoniella botswanensis chromosome 1, complete sequence genome encodes:
- a CDS encoding CDP-diacylglycerol-serine O-phosphatidyltransferase has protein sequence MSLSEEKKKALQQYKNDDGHFSLVRNFRLADLITIMNGVCGTLSILSSARYLILASNLKTPPAEAISTLYFAHLLPILGFGFDALDGKVARWMGGGSMLGQEMDSLADLVSFGVAPATLAFTLGLRTPLDTLALLLFVSCGLARLARFNATVALIPSDASGKSKYFEGLPIPSSLFLTSLMAFWVKKDWYAGGQHGLSDVPFGKVLLWGDKGGYGEVHVAAAIFAVWGAMMVSKTLRVS, from the exons ATGTCGCTCTCagaggagaaaaagaaagcTTTACAGCAATACAAGAATGATGATGGCCATTTCTCCCTTGTCCG TAATTTCCGACTCGCCGacttgatcaccatcatgaACGGAGTGTGCGGTACActctccatcctttcctCTGCTCGATACCTAATCTTAGCATCTAACCTCAAGACTCCCCCTGCCGAGGCCATCTCTACACTCTACTTCGCACACTTGCTTCCAATCTTGGGATTCGGGTTCGACGCTTTAGACGGGAAAGTAGCtaggtggatgggtggagGATCAATGTTAGGTCAAGAGATGGATTCCTTAGCCGATCTAGTTTCTTTCGGTGTAGCCCCCGCAACTCTCGCTTTCACTTTAGGTCTCAGAACACCTTTGGATACTTTGGctttgttgttgttcgtTTCATGTGGATTGGCAAGATTGGCAAGATTCAACGCTACCGTCGCTCTCATCCCTTCGGACGCTTCTGGTAAATCAAAGTACTTCGAAGGTCTTCCTATCCCCTCGAGTCTATTTTTGACTTCCCTGATGGCCTTTTGGGTTAAGAAAGACTGGTACGCCGGTGGCCAACATGGTTTGTCGGATGTACCATTCGGTAAAGTTCTGTTGTGGGGTGATAAAGGTGGTTATGGCGAGGTTCATGTAGCCGCTGCTATCTTTGCGGTCTGGGGAGCTATGATGGTCAGTAAGACCttgagggtgagttga